The region ATCAAGCGGCACTTGATGATATTTTCACAACGAATACTATTGACGCCGTGATTCACTTCGCGGGACTCAAAGCAGTCGGCGAATCGGTCGCCAAGCCGCTTGAGTATTACAATAATAATCTCGTTTCAACGCTCTCGCTACTTGACGCAATGCGCAAACATAACGTGAATAAATTAGTCTTCTCCAGTTCAGCAACCGTGTATGGCACGCCGAACGAGCTTCCCTTGCGCGAAACCTCGCAAACCGGCATCGGTATCACAAATCCGTACGGCTGGACAAAATACATGATTGAGCAAATTATACGTGATTACAGCGCTGCTCATGCTGATTTTCAGGCAACAATTTTGCGCTACTTCAATCCGATCGGCGCCCACGAATCCGGTATGATCGGCGAAGATCCAAACGGTATTCCGAATAATTTATTGCCGTACGTGGCGCAAGTCGCCGTTGGCAAGTTAGCGAGCGTCGGCGTATTTGGCAACGATTACGATACGCCAGATGGTACAGGCGTACGCGATTATATTCATGTCGTTGATTTGGCGCGCGGACATGTCGCTGCCTTGCAGCATATGCAAGCGGGCGCGCACGTATACAACCTCGGCACAGGGTACGGCACGTCAGTTCTCGAAATCATTCACGCGTTTAGCGAAGCGTGCGGCAAAGACCTGCCATACGAAATCAAACCGCGCCGCGCAGGCGATATCGCCGCCTGCTACGCTGATTGCAGTAAAGCCGAACGCGAGCTTGGCTGGCGCGCCGAGTTAACAGTCAAAGACGCGTGCCGCGACAGTTGGCGCTGGC is a window of Candidatus Saccharimonadaceae bacterium ML1 DNA encoding:
- the galE_2 gene encoding UDP-glucose 4-epimerase GalE; its protein translation is MKTILVTGGAGYIGSHTLIELIAHNFNVVVIDNLVNANVESLRRVEKITNTTIPFIQADVRDQAALDDIFTTNTIDAVIHFAGLKAVGESVAKPLEYYNNNLVSTLSLLDAMRKHNVNKLVFSSSATVYGTPNELPLRETSQTGIGITNPYGWTKYMIEQIIRDYSAAHADFQATILRYFNPIGAHESGMIGEDPNGIPNNLLPYVAQVAVGKLASVGVFGNDYDTPDGTGVRDYIHVVDLARGHVAALQHMQAGAHVYNLGTGYGTSVLEIIHAFSEACGKDLPYEIKPRRAGDIAACYADCSKAERELGWRAELTVKDACRDSWRWQSQNPNGYSS